In the Theobroma cacao cultivar B97-61/B2 chromosome 1, Criollo_cocoa_genome_V2, whole genome shotgun sequence genome, one interval contains:
- the LOC18613478 gene encoding rRNA-processing protein FYV7 yields MKNRKPNEKGNGDRIDMEGPKPITMKKQKNMKRLGGTGLSLQAFVNAKSTTNHYNPALIKKKREFYKNAKFVNKYRKSLKQQSQGNDLPSAVKPPEDENEDIDDSNRTNKRNKKKNSSHSLRELYEKEREEKEKARMEREAIVQAKKEQKEKAEAQRKAGKKQMFKKTRHGQPVMKYRIQHLLQSIQSSSSASVNKN; encoded by the exons ATGAAGAATCGGAAGCCGAACGAAAAAGGAAACGGCGACCGTATTGATATGGAGGGCCCGAAACCGATAACTATGAAGAAGCAGAAGAACATGAAGCGATTGGGAGGAACTGGTCTTTCGCTTCAAGCATTCGTTAATGCCAAATCCACCACCAATCACTACAATCCGGCCTTAATTA AGAAGAAAAGGGAGTTCTATAAGAATGCGAAATTTGTTAACAAGTATAGAAAGTCACTAAAGCAACAAAGTCAGGGGAATGATCTTCCTTCAGCAGTAAAACCCCCAGAG GATGAGAATGAAGACATAGATGATAGTAATAGGACCAACAAAaggaacaagaagaagaatagTTCGCACAGTTTGAGAGAATTGTATGAGAAGGAGCGGGAGGAGAAAGAGAAGGCGAGGATGGAGAGGGAGGCAATTGTTCAAGCAAAGAAGGAGCAAAAAGAGAAGGCTGAAGCTCAGAGGAAGGCAGGAAAGAAGCAGATGTTCAAAAAGACACGACATGGTCAACCGGTAATGAAATACAGAATACAGCACCTTTTGCAGTCCATACAAAGTTCATCTAGCGCGTCagttaataaaaattag
- the LOC18613474 gene encoding WW domain-containing protein C660.06: protein MGPGGPGGGPGGPGGPGGPGGWGPGPGGPGGWGPGPGGPGGFGPGPGGPWGPGFGGPGFWPGGFFGGFADGFCNMISSCFYCLCCCWLLQDCFGGPRGYGPPGPPF, encoded by the exons ATGGGACCTGGTGGACCGGGAGGAGGGCCAGGAGGGCCAGGAGGACCAGGGGGGCCTGGAGGCTGGGGTCCTGGTCCAGGGGGGCCTGGAGGCTGGGGTCCTGGTCCAGGGGGACCTGGCGGCTTTGGTCCGGGGCCGGGAGGTCCCTGGGGCCCTGGATTTGGAGGCCCTGGTTTTTGGCCTGGTGGCTTCTTTGGTGGCTTTGCTGATGGTTTTTGCAACATGATATCTTCTTG CTTCTACTGTCTATGCTGTTGTTGGCTACTACAAGACTGCTTTGGTGGACCCCGCGGTTATGGTCCTCCCGGGCCCCCATTCTGA
- the LOC18613475 gene encoding protein TRANSPORT INHIBITOR RESPONSE 1 codes for MQKKMAYSFPDEVLEHVFSFIQSDKDRNAVSMVCKSWYEIERWCRRKIFIGNCYAVSPRIVIRRFPEIRSVELKGKPHFADFNLVPEGWGGYILPWIVEMAGAYPWLEEIRLKRMVVTDESLELIAKSFKNFKVLVLSFCEGFSTDGLAAIAASCKNLKELDLRESEVDDLSGHWLSHFPETYTSLVSLNISCLGSDEVSFSALERLVGRCPNLRTLQLNRAVPLDKIATILRRAPQLVEFGTGTYAAELRPDVFSNLAGAFSSCKELRSLSGFWDVVPAYLPAIYSVCSRISSLNLSYATIQSHDLIKLVCHCPSLQRLLVLDYIEDSGLEALASSCKDLQELRVFPSDPFGAEPNVSLTEQGLVAVSLGCPKLQSVLYFCHQMTNSALVNIAQNRPNLTRFRLCIIAPRKPDYVTLEPLDVGFGAIVQHCKDLRRLSLSGLLTDRVFEYIGTYAKKLEMLSVAFAGDSDLGLHHVLSGCESLRKLEIRDCSFGDKALLANAAKLETMRSLWMSSCSVSFGACKLLGQKMPRLNVEVIDERGPPDSRPESCPVEKLYIYRSVAGPRFDMPPFVWTMDDEDSALRLS; via the exons ATGCAGAAGAAAATGGCGTATTCGTTCCCAGATGAGGTGCTGGAGCATGTCTTCTCGTTCATACAATCAGATAAAGACCGAAACGCGGTATCGATGGTGTGCAAATCGTGGTACGAGATCGAACGGTGGTGTCGGAGGAAGATATTCATCGGGAACTGTTACGCTGTGAGCCCTAGGATTGTGATCAGACGGTTCCCGGAAATTAGATCCGTCGAACTGAAAGGGAAACCGCACTTTGCGGATTTCAATCTGGTACCGGAAGGTTGGGGTGGTTACATCCTTCCGTGGATCGTGGAGATGGCCGGCGCCTATCCATGGCTCGAAGAGATTCGGCTTAAACGGATGGTCGTCACGGATGAAAGTTTGGAGCTTATTGCTAAGTCGtttaagaatttcaaagtGTTGGTGCTTTCTTTTTGCGAAGGGTTCTCAACTGATGGACTCGCTGCCATTGCTGCTAGTTGCAA GAATCTGAAAGAGCTGGACTTGCGAGAGAGTGAAGTGGATGATTTGAGTGGGCATTGGCTCAGCCATTTTCCTGAGACGTACACATCCCTGGTGTCTCTTAATATTTCTTGCTTAGGATCTGATGAAGTTAGCTTCTCAGCCTTAGAGCGTTTGGTAGGTAGATGTCCCAACCTGAGGACGCTTCAGCTCAACCGTGCAGTGCCTCTTGATAAAATTGCCACTATATTACGTCGTGCACCACAGCTTGTTGAATTTGGCACTGGTACCTATGCAGCTGAGCTTCGACCAGATGTCTTCTCAAATTTGGCTGGAGCTTTTTCTAGTTGCAAAGAACTGAGGAGCTTGTCTGGGTTTTGGGATGTGGTCCCAGCTTACCTTCCAGCTATTTACTCTGTCTGTTCTAGAATATCGTCATTAAACTTGAGCTACGCTACTATACAAAGTCATGATCTTATAAAGCTTGTATGCCACTGTCCAAGTTTGCAGCGCCTATTG GTACTTGATTACATTGAAGATAGTGGCCTTGAAGCACTTGCATCTAGTTGCAAGGACCTACAGGAATTACGGGTGTTTCCATCTGATCCATTTGGTGCAGAACCAAATGTATCCTTGACAGAACAGGGCCTTGTCGCCGTTTCTTTGGGTTGTCCTAAGCTGCAGTCAGTTTTGTACTTCTGCCACCAAATGACTAATTCTGCCTTGGTCAATATTGCCCAGAACCGTCCAAACTTGACCCGTTTTCGACTTTGTATAATTGCGCCAAGAAAACCTGATTATGTGACCCTTGAGCCACTTGATGTTGGTTTTGGAgccattgtacagcattgcaAGGATCTCAGGCGCCTTTCCCTTTCTGGTCTTCTCACTGATCGTGTGTTTGAATATATTGGGACATATGCTAAAAAGCTAGAGATGCTGTCTGTGGCTTTTGCAGGAGATAGTGATTTGGGACTCCATCATGTGCTTTCTGGGTGTGAAAGCCTCCGGAAACTGGAGATTAGGGACTGTTCCTTTGGGGACAAGGCTCTTTTGGCCAATGCTGCAAAGCTGGAGACAATGCGATCCCTTTGGATGTCTTCTTGCTCTGTGAGTTTCGGAGCATGTAAGCTGCTAGGTCAGAAGATGCCCAGGTTGAATGTGGAAGTTATAGATGAGAGGGGACCTCCAGATTCAAGACCAGAAAGCTGCCCAGTTGAGAAGCTCTACATATATAGGTCTGTTGCTGGGCCAAGATTTGACATGCCTCCATTTGTTTGGACGATGGATGATGAAGATTCTGCATTGAGGCTTTCTTGA